Proteins from a single region of Scylla paramamosain isolate STU-SP2022 chromosome 13, ASM3559412v1, whole genome shotgun sequence:
- the LOC135106326 gene encoding LYR motif-containing protein 4-like: MAAGGRREALALYKALLRESGKFTSYNYREYALRRVRDGFRKAKSLTTEADQKRELEMAKESLQVIKRQVVLGNLYRSPTLVIEK; encoded by the exons ATGGCGGCAGGAGGGCGGCGGGAGGCATTAGCACTCTACAAGGCATTGTTGAGAGAGAGCGGAAAGTTTACATCATATAATTACAG AGAGTACGCCCTGCGAAGAGTTCGTGATGGTTTCAGGAAAGCAAAATCTCTTACAACAGAAGCAGACCAAAAACGAGAATTGGAGATGGCCAAGGAATCTTTACAAGTCATAAAAAGACAA GTTGTTTTAGGAAACCTGTACAGATCTCCAACCCTGGTCATTGAAAAGTAG